From a single Serratia surfactantfaciens genomic region:
- the rbfA gene encoding 30S ribosome-binding factor RbfA, whose protein sequence is MAKEFSRGQRVAQEMQKEIAIILQREVKDPRVGMATVSGVEVSRDLAYAKVYVTFLNVLTENHDPDLVNNGIKALQDASGYIRTLLGKAMRLRVVPELTFAYDNSLVEGMRMSNLVTNVVKNDAERRSASGDDKED, encoded by the coding sequence ATGGCAAAAGAATTCAGCCGCGGTCAACGCGTGGCGCAAGAGATGCAGAAAGAGATTGCGATCATTCTGCAGCGTGAAGTGAAAGATCCGCGCGTCGGCATGGCGACCGTTTCCGGCGTGGAAGTGTCCCGTGATCTGGCGTACGCCAAGGTTTACGTCACCTTCCTGAACGTGCTGACCGAGAACCACGATCCGGATCTGGTCAACAACGGCATCAAAGCGTTGCAAGACGCTTCCGGTTACATCCGCACCCTGCTGGGCAAAGCGATGCGCCTGCGCGTGGTGCCGGAGCTGACCTTCGCCTACGATAACTCCCTGGTGGAAGGCATGCGCATGTCCAACCTGGTGACCAACGTGGTGAAGAACGACGCCGAGCGCCGTTCCGCCTCAGGCGATGACAAGGAGGACTGA
- the truB gene encoding tRNA pseudouridine(55) synthase TruB, which yields MSRPRRRGRDIHGVLLLDKPQGLSSNDALQKVKRLYNANRAGHTGALDPLATGMLPICLGEATKFSQYLLDSDKRYRVIAKLGQRTDTSDADGQIVQERPVNFTQAQLDAALDTFRGDIQQVPSMYSALKYQGKKLYEYARQGIEVPREARSITVYELQFIRWEGDELELEIHCSKGTYIRTITDDLGELLGCGAHVIYLRRLQVATYPIARMVTLEQLNALLAQAQEQAIAPGELLDPLLMPMDSPVENYPEVNLLPVVAGYVKQGQPVQVAGAPASGMVRITEGEERKFIGVGDIAEDGRVAPRRLVVEHFD from the coding sequence ATGAGTCGCCCTCGTCGCCGCGGCCGTGATATCCACGGCGTGCTGTTGCTGGACAAGCCGCAGGGTTTGTCGTCCAACGATGCGCTGCAAAAAGTAAAGCGCCTGTACAACGCCAACCGGGCGGGTCACACCGGCGCGCTCGATCCGCTGGCGACCGGCATGTTGCCTATCTGCCTGGGTGAAGCGACCAAGTTTTCGCAATATCTGCTCGATTCCGACAAGCGCTATCGGGTGATCGCCAAGCTGGGGCAGCGTACCGATACCTCGGACGCCGACGGTCAGATCGTGCAGGAGCGCCCGGTGAACTTCACCCAGGCGCAGCTCGACGCGGCGCTGGACACCTTCCGCGGCGACATCCAGCAGGTGCCGTCGATGTATTCGGCGCTGAAATACCAGGGCAAGAAACTCTACGAGTATGCGCGCCAGGGGATTGAAGTGCCGCGCGAAGCGCGCAGCATCACGGTGTACGAGCTGCAGTTTATCCGCTGGGAAGGGGATGAGCTGGAGCTGGAGATCCACTGCTCGAAAGGCACTTACATCCGCACCATCACCGACGATCTCGGCGAGCTGCTGGGCTGCGGCGCGCACGTGATCTATCTGCGTCGCCTGCAGGTGGCGACTTACCCGATCGCGCGCATGGTGACGCTGGAACAGCTGAACGCCTTGCTGGCGCAGGCGCAGGAACAAGCGATCGCCCCCGGCGAGCTGCTCGATCCGCTGCTGATGCCGATGGACAGCCCGGTTGAGAACTATCCGGAAGTGAATTTGCTGCCGGTGGTGGCGGGCTACGTCAAGCAGGGGCAGCCGGTGCAGGTGGCCGGTGCGCCGGCCTCCGGTATGGTGCGTATCACCGAGGGTGAAGAGCGGAAATTCATCGGCGTTGGCGACATCGCCGAGGATGGTCGCGTGGCGCCGCGCCGCCTGGTGGTCGAACATTTCGACTGA